The DNA region GCCCCGGATCGGTCCCCGGCTTCGAGACGGCGTGGAACGTCCTGATCGGCGCGCCCCTGCTCATGCCGTCGTTCGTGTACACCCCGGGCGTGCACCAGAACCATCACACGCTGTCGACGTACGGCACCAGCCAGGATCCCGAGTACCTGCCGTTTGCCTCGTCTCACGTCATGACGACCGTGTTCGCCATCCACAGCGTGCTCATTCCACTGGCGCTGGTGGTCCGCTTCGTGCTGCTCGGTCCCCTCGCGTTGCTGGTGCCGCGACTGCATCGCGTGCTCGTCGAGCGCGCCTCGGCGCTGGCGATGCACCCGAACTTCGTGCGCACGGCGACGCCGGGTCTCCTTCGCAGGGCGTACTGGTGGCAGGCGTACATCATGGCCCTGTGGGCTGGCGTGATGGTGCTGGCGGTCCAGGGGGCGCTGCCGTGGCGCGTCTTCGCGTTCTGGTATGCGACGATGGCCATCGTCAGCGTCGTGAACGTGCTGCGGACGCTCGGCGCGCACCATTACGAAGGCGACGGGGCCTCGATGGATCGCGCTGCTCAGCTGCTCGACAGCATCGAGACGCCCGGAGCGTGGTGGACGGAAGTATGGGCACCGGTGGGGCTCCGATACCACGCCCTGCATCACTACTTCCCGGGCATTCCGTATCATCACCTCCCCGAGGCGCATCGACGACTCGTGGCGGTGTTGCCCGCCGACGCCACGTTCCGACGGACCTTCAGTCCCAGCCTGCCGAACTCGCTGCGCCGGCTGCTCGCCACCGGCTGGGCACGTTCCCGCGCGGGCCACTGAGCGGGCGGAGACCTGGTCGCGGTCGACGCCGTTCGTGCATGTCGGCACGGCCGCCGGCAGCGCCGGTGATCAGCCCGGCCGGCGATCCAGTAGCGGCTTCTCGATGAACACGAACAACGCCGACGCGATCGCGAACGTGACGATCGCGCCCGTGATGCCGTAGCGCAGGATGTCGAGCGCCGTGACACTGCCGCCCCCGTACTGGGCGCGAATCACCATGAACAGGACGACCGGGTGAATGAGGTAGGTCGAGTACGACACCTGGGCGATCGGGTACCAGGGCCGCGCGGAGAGCGCCCGGACGAGCCAGCGGCCGACCGCGTGAGGCGTGAAGGTGAGCGCCAGCAGCAGCGCGACGCCCAGCGAGAACGTATAGCGGTACGTCGACATGAACGCCGTGCCCGAGGGCCGATCCCACGAGCCGTGGTCGATCCAGAGTGGCGTGCCGACGAGCAGCAGGAGGGCGAGGACCAGCGTGGCATGCCCGTGCACGGGCTTGCCGAGCCAGGCGAGGGCGCGTTCGTGCCGCAGCAGGTACGCCACGCCCACGCCCATCAGCAGGCACGCATACCGCGTGTGCAGCTTGTCGTACAGCAGGTCGAAATAGCGGGCGAACTCGGGCGGGTTCAGCGCCGGGTGGATCACGTAGTGGATCGGTGCGGCCCACACGTGGCCGATCACCAGGTTCAGGACGTAACCGGCAAGGACGCACCAGCACACCACGGCCAGGGGAGAACGCGTGGTGCGTGACAACGCCAACACGAACAGCGGACAGAGCAGGTAGAACTGCTCCTCGATCGCGAGTGACCACGTCCAGCTCATGAACTGCGAGAAGACGGTGACGAAGTTGTTCACGTACAGCAGGTTCGTCCAGACGTATCGCAGGGGCACCTTCGGGTCGCCGGTCAGCAACCCGAACACCGCGACGAACGCGATCACCACGAGATACACGGGGAAGAGCCGCAGGAGCCGTCGGACGTAGAAGCGACGCAGGTCGAGCGCCCGGGTCCGCTCCACCTCGGTGATGAGCAGGTTGCCGATCAGGAAGCCGCTGATCACGAAGAAGATGTCGACGCCGAAGTGTCCGTGCCACATCCACTGCAGCCCGGGCCTGCTGACGAGCTCCGCGATCGCCGATGGCTGGAGGAACTCGCTGAGGAGGAAGAGCACGTGGGAGGCGAAGACCCACAGGATGGCGATGGCCCGCAGTCCGTCGATCTGCTCGAACCGGCCCTCTCGTCTCACGAAGATCCCGTGGAGACGGTGACGCACTCGTAGCGACGGCATGAGTCCCGCGCATTCTGCCGAGCGCTGTCGGGCCTGTCAAACCTTCGCTGTCGCGACCGGGCATCGCGCCCGGCCCTGGCTGGTTCCGCGTGACGGTCCTGATCAGAGACGGCGGAGTCGAGGGGCGACGCGGTTCAGCGCGAGTACGTCGGTGCGGCGGACCGCAGTCGGCCGGCACGGCGTCCGGCGTCGCGGCGGAACAGGACGATCGCGCCGGTTCCGACGACCCCTGCCAGCAGCACCGCAGTGGTGACCAGGTCGTTCACGTGCCCCATCTTCAGCGCGAGGGCCGACAGGCCGATCGAGGTCCACATGCTCACGAGCGCCGCCACTTTCGCGCGGCGCGGCATCGGCGTGGTGGGGTCGGCGTACTTCAGGTAGGGAGACAACCGCCGGTTCGATCGCAGTCGCCGCTCCAGTGTGGGCGAGCTGCGTGCCAGCAGGCAGGAACCGCTCAACACGAACACGGTGGTGGGAAGCCCGGGCACGAAGGCGCCCACGAGGCCGAGTCCGACACACGTCACCCCGGCGGCCGCCACCACCCACCGGAAGCGCGTGGCGGGAGACTCGGTCGGGGACGTCGCCCGTGTCGATGCTGCCGTTGGGTCCGATACCTTCACGCTCTTCACATCGCGCCTCCAGGTCGGCTCGGCACCGACGCGCGCTGGACCGGCTTCCCGAAAGCATTCGACGCCCGTCCCGACGCCGGGTCGCCGCGCGGCCTGCTCCACCCGCTTGCGGGCCAGGGCCGAAGCGGGCGCGGCCGCCCCCCTGGCGGCCTGCTCGGCCGTGGACGCACAGGTCCTATCGGCGTCGCACGGTGGCCGCGTGAATCTGCGCGGTCGCGTGCACACGGTCGCATTCCTGCCAGCCCTGCTCGATCGTCGCGCGCGCGCTCGACCTGCTTCTGCTGCAATGGCTCGCGGTGCTCTGCGCGCCGCACGCCGGTTCACGGTGCGCTGCAGACGGCAAGGATGAGCCGCGACAATGCCCCTTGGTGTCCAAAGCACCATGTGCAATCGGACGGCCCTGATTGCCTGTATGGCATCTCTCGTCCTTGCCGCCAGTGCATCGGGGCAGTCGCCGGCGCCTGATTCCGCGCCTGCCCGTCGGGGTAGCGGTTCCTCTGCGGATCGCGAGTCAGCGCAGACGCACACTCGCGCCCTCGCGTCGACGGTCGACGCCATCGTTCACGAAGGTGGTCACGCCGGCATCGTCGTCAAGCTCGAGTCGGTCGTGGGCCTCGAGACCATGTACCCCGTCAGCGCGATCTTCACTTCGCCTCGCTGGTACGTCCGACTCCCGGCGGTCGGCGCACCGGTGCGTGCGCTGCTCGCACTCCATGAAGGCGGCTCTCGCCACCTGGAGGGACCGGGGCCGCGATTGGTCGATCAGCGTGCCACGCGCTGCCTGGCGCTCCTGCGGCAGCCCGTGCGGCGCGTGTACGTCGGGTCGTTCCACCATGTCTTCATCGCCACGTCGGCGAACGCGCTGGGCCGCCCCCCTGTCTTCGGCACCGTCGGCAGTGGCGTCTGCAGGGCACCGGAACGCCTGCATCGGCACACGGTGGTCGGCAGCGGGCCTACCTACCTGGACGCGCTCGATCAGATCGTGGCGCAGGCAGGTGGTGTGGCCTGGGTGGCGGCGGAGAACGGACGAGGCCAGTGCGGCATTGGACTCGTGGTCGCCGGCCAACCGCTGCTCGAAGGGATCGATTGCCTCGGGGGCCACTTACTGGAAGTGCCGCCAACGACTCCCCTGCGCCGCTGACACCAAGGCGCTAGTCAACAGCTTCGCCGAGAAGGTGCGGGAACGCCGATCCAGGATGGCCACGCTCCTGCCCCCGCTTCGTCATGCCACCAGAACGCGTCCCTGCCCTGCGGCACGGGTGCGGGGCTTGACGACGATCTCCACATCGCGGCCGAGCAGCACGAGAAAACGCACGAGGCGGTCGAGCGAGAACCCGGCGAGCCGACCTCGCACGAGGGCCGAGACCTTCGGTTGATCGATGTCCAGCAACTCGGCCGCGGCCGCCTGCGTCAATCGTTGCTCGGCGATCAGTTCCGCAATCTTGCGAGCGAGTTCCGCCTTGGCGAGCGCCTCCGCCGGCCTCGGGCGCCCGAGATCCTCGAACACGTTGCCGCTCCCGATCACGTGGTCCTTGTGCGCCATGCCTTATCCCTTCTGCGCGTTCAGCGCAGCCGCCTGCTTCAGTCGCTGCGCGATCAGGTCGATGTCTGCCTTCGGTGTCGCCACGCCCGTCTCGGACTTCTTCTGAAACGCGTGCAGCACGTACACACGATCGGCGAACCGGACCGTGTACACGGCCCGGAACGTCCCCGCCCGATGATCGGAGACGACCTCCAGCACGCCAGCGCCCAGGCCCTTCAACGGCTTGGCCGACACGTGCTTCTGCCGACACTGCGCCAGGTAGATCGCGAAGCCCATCTCGTCCTGCACCGCCGCTGGGAACGTCTTCAGCTCGCGGAGAGAATCTCCGAGCCAGATCACAGGCTTCAGCGGCGGAGGCATCGGGACGGCCCATCATGCCATATCTGGCATACCGATGCCGCGACTGACACTACTGGCATGGGGGAGCACTCGATGATGGCTGGTAGTGCCGAAACCGATACCGACGCCGGAGGGCCCTCCAGCCGATATGGATTGTCCAAAAATTGTCAATCAGCCGCAGCAAGCCACTTCGACGACATGTCGCTCCGAAGCTTTCGCACCGTGTAGATACGCGCCAACACCTTGAACTCCAGGCACTTGGAGCCATGTGGCGTGAGCAAGCCGCCAGCGTCGACCCAGTCGAACGCGTGTTCGACGGGGACAACGGTCGCAGCTGCCAACACTGCCTTGCAAGTGCCTGATTTTAATGGAGTTGGTACGCCCGAGAGGATTTGAGCCCGGTGGCGAGCCCGGAGGCGGAGTCACTGGCCTGAAGGCTCTCGTGGCCGTACCACCCCGCGAAGCGAGGTGGTACGCCCGAGAGGATTCGAGCCCGGTGGCGAGCCGGAGGCGGAGCCACGGGCCTGAAGGCTCTCGTGGCCGTACCACCCGCGAAGCGAGGTGGTACGCCCGAGAGGATTCGAACCTCTGACCTTTGGCTCCGGAGGCCAACGCTCTATCCAGCTGAGCTACGGGCGCACTGATGGCTGCGACGCCAGCACTCCGGGGGCCCGGAGAGCGATCCGCCTACGCCAAGGCTTCGGCGGACGGGGTCACGACCGTCGGTCAGTGTACCACCGCCCCCGCTGCCCCGCGCGGGTTGACGCCGCTGGCCTTCCACTCCGCGTCCACGTCGGCCTCCCACGCCGCCACCAGCGCCCGCAGCCGCCGGGCCACGTCCTGGCGCTGACGCGTGAGGTCCTGACGCTCCCCCGGGTCGGCCCGCACGTCGAACACGAACGCGTTGTTGCCGTCGAGCATCAACTTCCAGTCGCCGCTCCGGACCGCCACCTGCGACCGCCCACCCACGGCGGTGCGCCAGAAGAGCGTCCGCGTCACCGGGGCCACCGTGCCCCGGAGCATCGGCAACAGGTCGAGGCCCTCGTATCGCGCCTCGGCCGGCGCGGCGCCGCCGGTGGCCGCCACGATGGTCGCGCTGAGGTCCATGGTGATCCCCACCTGCGGCGACACCGTGCCTGCCGGAATCCGTCCGGGCCACCGGATCAGGGCCGGCACGCGAATCCCTCCCTCCCACACCGACGACTTGCGGTTGAAGAACGGGCGGTTGTCGGCAAGCCACTCGCCGCCGTTGTCGTTGGTGAAGATGACGATCGTGTCCGGCGCGAGCCTCAGGCGTTCGAGGGTGTCCAGCACACGGCCGACACCGCGGTCCACCTGCTCCACCATCGCCACGTAGTCGGCCCGCGTGCCGGTGGCCTCGTCCCACGGACGCACGTGCCGCGCGTTGTCGATCGCCACCGACGGCCTGCCGGGCGGCTGGTACGGCCAGTGCGGCGCGTTGTACGCAATCTCGAGGAAGAACCGGCGCGACGCGTGATCCTCGAGGAACCGCACCGCGCGATCGGTGATCAGGTCGGTGGTGTAGCCCTCCATCACGACGGGGCGGTCGTCCTCCCAGAGATCCGGCTTCCCATCGCCTCCCGTGTGCGCGTAGAAGTCGTGATACCCGCTCTTGAGCCCGAAGAACGAGCCGAACCCGTGCGCGCGTGGGCTGAACTCCGCGCGATACCCGAGGTGCCACTTCCCCACCAGCGCGGTCACGTATCCGCGCTGCGCCAGCAGGTTCGGCAAGGAGTACGGACTGCCGGGCAGCCCGACGTCACCACCCGGGCGCCCCGCCGATGGCATCGGCTCCTCGAGCCCGTAGCGTTGCTGGTACCGGCCCGAGATGAGGCCCGCCCGCGTCGGCGTGCACACCGGCGCATTGGCGTAGAACGCCGTCATCCGGACCCCGTCGCGCGCCAGGCTGTCGATGCGCGGCGTGCGGATGTCGGTGGCGCCGTAACTCGAGAGATCGGCGCTCCCCATGTCGTCGGTGATGATGAGCACCACGTTGGGCAGCGCCCCTCTTCCTGCCTCCTGGGCCGGCGACACGCCCCCGCCGACGCTCCAGCACGCACACGCGAACAGCAGCCTCGTTTGCCAGGTCATGCCCACTCCCCTTCGGCCAGTCGCGCCCAGTCTATGCGACGGGGCATACTGCCGAGCGACTCCCGAACCCTCAGCCCCTGTCTACGCTCGCTGACATGCCCCAGCCCCACCTCGCCACGCGCATCCTCGTCGGAGCTTCCCGATTCACCGGTCGATGGGTCGTCCGCGCGCTGCTGCTCGCCGCGGGACTGCTCCTCGCGGTCACCGCCGGCTTCGCCGCCTACGCGGTGCTGATGCTGCCCGACGTGGAGCCCTGGCACACCACACGGCTGCGCGGCGAGTTCACCGAGTTCGACGCGCCGGGCATGGACTTTGCCGGCTACCAGGCCAGGGAAGCGAGGCTCTTCGAGGAAATGGCGGAGGCCGTCGCCGCGATGCCGAGGGACGCGGCCTACTTCGCCGGCAGCCGCTACGACCCCAACGGCCTCGGCCGCCGGCTCGCCGGCGGCCAGCCGTACAACCGCACCACGCGTCGCACGCCGGCCGGCCCGCTCAAGGGCGCCGCACTCCTCATACACGGCCTGTCCGACGGCCCCTACTCGATGCAGAACCTCGGCGACGTACTGCTCGCCCAGGGCTTCGAGGTGACCATCCTGCGCCTGCCCGGCCACGGCACGCTGCCGAGCGCGATGGTGCACATGGAATACGACGACTGGGTCGCCGCGATGACCATCGCCGCGCGCGACATCAGCAGCCGCCTGCCGAAGGATCTGCCCTTCTACCTGGCGGGCTACTCCACCGGCGGCTCGCTGGCGATGACCTACGCGCTCGACCGCATCACGCCCGGCGCCGATCCGTCGCTACGCACGCCGACCCGCGTGCTGCTCTTCTCGGCCGCCATCGAGCTGACGCCCGCCGCCGCACTGACGCCAATCCTCGACCTGTTCGCGCGCCTGCCCGTGCAGGCCTTCGAGAAGGTGAACTGGCAGTCGATCGGCCCCGAGTACGACCCGTACAAGTTCGTGTCCTTCCCGGTCAACGCGTCGCGCCAGGTCTACAAGGCCACGCGCAAGCTGCAGCGCCAGCTGCTCGAGGCCGAGCAGGCGGGGCGCCTCGGCCAACTGCCGTCGGTGGTCGCCTTCCAGTCGGCCGTCGACTCCACCACCGGCGCGAACGGCGTGTCGACGACCGTGTTCGGGCGATTGAAGGGCGCGCAGCATCGCCTGGTGCTGTTCGACGTCAATCGCCACGCCAAGTACGACATCGTCCGCCAGCCTTCGCCGGGCACGCTCGTGACGTCGGTGGTGGACGGCTACGCCAACGGCACGCGCCAGCACACGCTGCTCCTCGTGACCAATCGCTCGCGCGAGACCGAGGAGGTCGAAGTCCGCGAGTACGCTCCCGGACGCCGCGATCCCGTCGTCACGACGCCCGGCCTGAGCTGGCCCCTGCACCTCGTGTCGGTGGGCCACGTGTCGGTGCCCTTCCCGCCGAAGGACCCGCTGTACGGCTATGAGGAAGGGTCCGGCGCCAACGGCATCCCGTCGATCGGCAGCTGGCGCGTGCGCGGCGAGGAGGGCGCGATCGTGCTGCCACTCGGCGCGCTGGGTCGCATCCGCGCCAACCCGTTCTGGCTGGTGCTGCAGCAGCAGGTGGAGATGCTGGCGGCGGCCGACACGACCCACTGAGGGCGTACTCGTCGTCAGTGGATCCAGGTCAGCGCGGCAACCAGCGCGTTGGAATTCGCGCCCGGGTTGTACTCGGTCAGCACGCCGTCGGACATGTGGTGGATGCGGTACTCGACCGAGAAGACACCGCGGCTGTGAATCGACACCGCGATGCCGCCCCCGCCCTGCGGGGTGAAGTTGATGTTGGAGATGTCGCGCGGGATCCGCCCGCTCGAGTACACGACCCCGGCGCCCGCCGACAGGAAGGGCCGCACCGTCGATCCAGGCGAGAAGTAGTGGCGGAACACGAGCGCCGCCGACCCTGCATAGCGGGTGCTGGCGGCATCGTGGAACAGGTACAGGGGACTCAGTTCGGCGGAGATGACGAAGTTGCCGCGCAGGATGCCCGGCGCCACCGGATCGGTCAGGACATGGCTCAGGCGAACGCCGAACGCGATGAACTCGCTGTCGGGAAGGCCACCCCAGACGTCCATCGCGGCGCCGGCGCCGAGCAGCAGTCCGAACTCGCTGTTGCCCTTGCGGAAGGCGTCGCCGGTCGGCCGATCCGACTCCTCCCCGGCGGCCGAGGGCACCAGCCCCCCCATCGTCATGGCCGTGACGATGACCGCGATCGACAAGGCACGTTGCGTAAGTCGCATACGACGCTCCGCAGGCGTATGATAACGCTGTCCGGTCGAGCTGTCGCGTGATTTCGCGCGGCTCGCCGGCGCCCGGAGGCGAGCCCATGTCCCGCGGCTCCACTGTCGCTCCGCTTGACGTCCTGGCGGCACTCCTCATCGCCACCTGCACGCCGGCCCAGGCCTTCGGCCAGCCGACGGGCGCCGACCCGCCCCCACTCTCGACGCCTCCTGCCGTAGCGGCCGCACGCGACCCCAGGATCCACGTCCCGGAAGCGTCCACCCTCGCCACGACCGGCGGAACCGGGTTGATTCGCCTGGGCTCACCCTACCCGTTGAAGGCTGGAAACATCGCGGTCGGGGCGACCGTCATGAACTGCGATCGCAATCCCGGCGACGTGGACTTCTTCGACTACGGCGCGCAGTTCGCGGTGGGGGTGGGCGCACGCACCGAGCTGTTCGTGCGCGCGTCGCCGGTGGTGCGCACCAACAGCGTGGGCCAGGATCCGGTGGGCTTCCCCGTGCCGCCGCTCGACCTGTTCGTGGATACCTACCCGACCAACGCGCTGCGACCAGGGCCCCTCTTCCTGCTGGCGCAGGAGGTTCCCTACAAGTCCTACGATGCGGCGACCGAGGTCATCGATCCGCCCGGACATGGTGCCTTCGCGTCCTCATCGGGATCGGTCGTCCTGGGCGCCAAGGTGAACCTGGCGTCGGAGGATCGCGGGGCGTGGCTGGGCCTCGGCGTGCGCGGGTACGTGGACATCCCCACCGAGACGCCCGAATACAACTCGCCACGGTGGGGTCGCCTGAACGGTGTGTCCGGGAAGGTGGACGTGGGGCTCGACGTGCTCGCCGCCAAGCGATTCGCGCTCACCGAGCTGATGGTCAACGTCGGCTATCGCCGGGTCGGCGACCCGGACCGGGGCATCCGGCTGCAGTACATCGACTCGTCGAAATCGGCGGGGGCGGGCTTCCTGGTGGGCTCGCCAGTCGAGATCGCCCTCGACCTGCACGATCGGCTCGAAGTCGGCGCCGGCGCGGCGATTCCGCTGTTCGCGATCCAGCGTGGGCAGGTGTGGATGGTGAGCGAGTTCAGCTACCTGCGCTACGTCGGTGGTGGCACCCCGGTGGAGCGCCTCGTGCACCCGGCGGAGATGCGCCTCGGCCTGCAGTGGGACCTGCCGTGGTACAAGGCCCTGTCGCTCGGCGCGGCGTGGCAGCTGCTGTTCAACGATGGCGGCGACGGCGACCTGCGCACCACCTTCCTCCGCGGCGATGCCGGTGGCGACGTGAACTTCAGCGAGCTCGTCGACGGCGAGCTCTCGTCGGAAGTCCAGGCCTATCTCGCCAGCCGCGGCGCGACGTTCTCGCCCAACAGCTCGAAGGTGCTCTCCACCGACAACCCGGCGTTCGACGCGTGGCGCAACATCGCGCCGGTGCCCCAGCGCGTCATCTCGCAAGGAGGCGGCAACATCCTGGCGTTCATCACGTGGCGCATCAATCAGCGGTGACCACCACGGGCAGCGGCGCAGCGGCGCCCGCCGACGCCTGCAAATCTCCAGTTTCGAATCGCCACCACTGACGCTAGACTCCGGGGCGACTCGACCGCATGTCGCTCCCTGCCGGCACCGCCATCGGCCCGTACACGATCGTCGCCCCGCTCGGCACGGGCGGCATGGGTGAGGTGTATCGCGCCCACGATGCCACACTGCACCGCGACGTCGCGATCAAGCTCCTGCCGGACGCCTTTGCCAACGACAACGACCGCGTCGCGCGCGTGCTGCGCGAGGCGCAGGTGCTGGCGTCGCTGAATCATCCTGGCATCGCCGGCATCTACGGCATCGAGTCGTTCCGCGGCACGCACGCCCTGGTGATGGAGTTGGTCGCCGGCGACGACCTCGCGACGCTCCTCGAACGCGGCCCGCTCGCCCCCGAGGACGCGCTGCCCATCGCGCGGCAGGTGGCCGCCGCCCTCGAGGCCGCGCACGAGCAGGGCGTCGTCCATCGCGACCTCAAGCCCGGCAACATCAAGGTGCGCGCCGACGGCTCCGCGAAGGTGCTCGACTTCGGCCTCGCGAAGGCGCAGGCCCCGGGCTCCGCGCCCGGCCGCGACGGGCTCGCCGCCACGCTCACCTCGCCGACGCTCACGGCGCAGGGCCTCCTGCTCGGCACGCCGGCGTACATGGCCCCCGAACAGGCGCGCGGTCGCGCCGTCGACAAGCGCGCCGACATCTGGGCCTTCGGCGTCGTCCTCTACGAGATGCTGACGGGCGTGTGCCCGTTCCGCGAGGACTCGGTCGCCGCCACGCTCGCCGCGGTGCTCACAAAGGAGGTGGACCTCGGCGCGATCCCGGAGACCGTGCCGGCCAGCGTGACCGCACTGATCGCGCGCTGCCTCGAGCGCGATCCGCAGGTCCGCCTGCGCGACATCGGCGAGGCGCGGGTGGCGCTGGCGGCGCCCGCGCCGTCGAACGGGCCACTCGTCCGCGCTCCGCAGCCGACGAGTGCGCCAGCCGCCCCGTCGCGCAGCTACACGCGTCGCGAACTGATCGCCATGGCCGCGGGCGGCACCGCACTGTTCGGCGGCGGCCTGGCCGCGGGCCTCATCGTGCCGCGGCGCGGCTCTGAGCCGGTGGCGCCACTGCTCGTGCGTCCACTGACCGCGTCGGGCCTGGTGATCAGCGCGTCGATCTCGCCCGACGGCCGCTACCTCGCGTATGTGGAGTCCGAGCACGGGCAGCAGAGCCTGTGGGTGCGCCAGGTGGCCACTGGGCAGACGTTGCGCCTCATGCCCGAGGACTCGGTCGCGTACTGGAGCCACACCTTCACGCCCGACGGCAACGCGATCGTCTTCGGCCAGAAGTCCCGGACGCAGCCCACCGGCGCACTCTTCTCCATCTCGCCGCTCGGCGGCACGCCACGGCTGCTCGTCGAGGGGATGGACACGCCCCCGACCTTCTCTCCCGATGGAGCCCGCATGGCGTTCGTGCGGGCGCGCACGCCCGACCCGGAGCACTCGGCGCTGATGGTGTGCAATCGCGATGGCAGCGCTGAACGGGTCCTGGCGGCGGTGAAGCTCCCGGAGTCGATGGCCGACGTGTTCTTCGGGGCGCCGTCCTGGTCGCCGGACGGGACCACCATCGCCGTGGCGGTCGGCACCGGCCTCAGCTCACGCGCCCTCGCCGTGCGCGGTGCGCGGCTCGCCCTCGTGGATGCGACGAGCGGCGCGATGCGCACGCTCGGTCCGGTCGACTGGCTGCACGTGGGCCAGTGTGCGTGGCTGCCGGACGGGCGCTCCCTGCTCGCGATCGCGCGGCCCCCCAGCGACCCGTGGTCGCAGGTGTGGAGCATCGATGCCTCGACCGGGGCGACGCGCCGCGTCACAACGGGCACCGACGAGTTCCGCATCGTGTCCCTCACGGCCGACGGGCGCACGCTGGTATCGGTGCAGTCCACCATCGTGTCGACGATGAGCACGATGCCGATGGCCGGCGGCGCCCTCCGGCGCCTCGGGAGAACGAGCCTCGAGGGCGGCGGTGGGCTCGCCTGCCTGCCCGATGGGCGCCTGGCGTTCGCCTCCCTCATCGACCAGGCCTCCTCCATCTGGACGACCACGCCGGACGGCGCGACGCGGAGCGTGCTGGTCGATGCGCGGGCCGGCGAGTTCCTCTCGTTTCCAGCGGCGAGCGACGACGGCGGGCTGGCGTTCGTGGCCATGGCGAACGCCCAGCTCGAGCTGCGGTG from Luteitalea sp. TBR-22 includes:
- a CDS encoding acyloxyacyl hydrolase, producing MSIAVIVTAMTMGGLVPSAAGEESDRPTGDAFRKGNSEFGLLLGAGAAMDVWGGLPDSEFIAFGVRLSHVLTDPVAPGILRGNFVISAELSPLYLFHDAASTRYAGSAALVFRHYFSPGSTVRPFLSAGAGVVYSSGRIPRDISNINFTPQGGGGIAVSIHSRGVFSVEYRIHHMSDGVLTEYNPGANSNALVAALTWIH
- a CDS encoding type II toxin-antitoxin system RelE/ParE family toxin — its product is MPPPLKPVIWLGDSLRELKTFPAAVQDEMGFAIYLAQCRQKHVSAKPLKGLGAGVLEVVSDHRAGTFRAVYTVRFADRVYVLHAFQKKSETGVATPKADIDLIAQRLKQAAALNAQKG
- a CDS encoding carboxylesterase; this translates as MPQPHLATRILVGASRFTGRWVVRALLLAAGLLLAVTAGFAAYAVLMLPDVEPWHTTRLRGEFTEFDAPGMDFAGYQAREARLFEEMAEAVAAMPRDAAYFAGSRYDPNGLGRRLAGGQPYNRTTRRTPAGPLKGAALLIHGLSDGPYSMQNLGDVLLAQGFEVTILRLPGHGTLPSAMVHMEYDDWVAAMTIAARDISSRLPKDLPFYLAGYSTGGSLAMTYALDRITPGADPSLRTPTRVLLFSAAIELTPAAALTPILDLFARLPVQAFEKVNWQSIGPEYDPYKFVSFPVNASRQVYKATRKLQRQLLEAEQAGRLGQLPSVVAFQSAVDSTTGANGVSTTVFGRLKGAQHRLVLFDVNRHAKYDIVRQPSPGTLVTSVVDGYANGTRQHTLLLVTNRSRETEEVEVREYAPGRRDPVVTTPGLSWPLHLVSVGHVSVPFPPKDPLYGYEEGSGANGIPSIGSWRVRGEEGAIVLPLGALGRIRANPFWLVLQQQVEMLAAADTTH
- a CDS encoding acyltransferase, with the translated sequence MPSLRVRHRLHGIFVRREGRFEQIDGLRAIAILWVFASHVLFLLSEFLQPSAIAELVSRPGLQWMWHGHFGVDIFFVISGFLIGNLLITEVERTRALDLRRFYVRRLLRLFPVYLVVIAFVAVFGLLTGDPKVPLRYVWTNLLYVNNFVTVFSQFMSWTWSLAIEEQFYLLCPLFVLALSRTTRSPLAVVCWCVLAGYVLNLVIGHVWAAPIHYVIHPALNPPEFARYFDLLYDKLHTRYACLLMGVGVAYLLRHERALAWLGKPVHGHATLVLALLLLVGTPLWIDHGSWDRPSGTAFMSTYRYTFSLGVALLLALTFTPHAVGRWLVRALSARPWYPIAQVSYSTYLIHPVVLFMVIRAQYGGGSVTALDILRYGITGAIVTFAIASALFVFIEKPLLDRRPG
- a CDS encoding YbaN family protein, with protein sequence MKVSDPTAASTRATSPTESPATRFRWVVAAAGVTCVGLGLVGAFVPGLPTTVFVLSGSCLLARSSPTLERRLRSNRRLSPYLKYADPTTPMPRRAKVAALVSMWTSIGLSALALKMGHVNDLVTTAVLLAGVVGTGAIVLFRRDAGRRAGRLRSAAPTYSR
- a CDS encoding fatty acid desaturase is translated as MAVGDTSPGPDVQRWDKLAHQAVRNLHEPSPAIFWADLLSTATSGYALLLVAMRGRFDMVVTLLAWLAGALTLYRALCFMHEIAHLRPGSVPGFETAWNVLIGAPLLMPSFVYTPGVHQNHHTLSTYGTSQDPEYLPFASSHVMTTVFAIHSVLIPLALVVRFVLLGPLALLVPRLHRVLVERASALAMHPNFVRTATPGLLRRAYWWQAYIMALWAGVMVLAVQGALPWRVFAFWYATMAIVSVVNVLRTLGAHHYEGDGASMDRAAQLLDSIETPGAWWTEVWAPVGLRYHALHHYFPGIPYHHLPEAHRRLVAVLPADATFRRTFSPSLPNSLRRLLATGWARSRAGH
- a CDS encoding sulfatase-like hydrolase/transferase, which gives rise to MTWQTRLLFACACWSVGGGVSPAQEAGRGALPNVVLIITDDMGSADLSSYGATDIRTPRIDSLARDGVRMTAFYANAPVCTPTRAGLISGRYQQRYGLEEPMPSAGRPGGDVGLPGSPYSLPNLLAQRGYVTALVGKWHLGYRAEFSPRAHGFGSFFGLKSGYHDFYAHTGGDGKPDLWEDDRPVVMEGYTTDLITDRAVRFLEDHASRRFFLEIAYNAPHWPYQPPGRPSVAIDNARHVRPWDEATGTRADYVAMVEQVDRGVGRVLDTLERLRLAPDTIVIFTNDNGGEWLADNRPFFNRKSSVWEGGIRVPALIRWPGRIPAGTVSPQVGITMDLSATIVAATGGAAPAEARYEGLDLLPMLRGTVAPVTRTLFWRTAVGGRSQVAVRSGDWKLMLDGNNAFVFDVRADPGERQDLTRQRQDVARRLRALVAAWEADVDAEWKASGVNPRGAAGAVVH
- a CDS encoding helix-turn-helix domain-containing protein gives rise to the protein MAHKDHVIGSGNVFEDLGRPRPAEALAKAELARKIAELIAEQRLTQAAAAELLDIDQPKVSALVRGRLAGFSLDRLVRFLVLLGRDVEIVVKPRTRAAGQGRVLVA